From Syntrophales bacterium, a single genomic window includes:
- a CDS encoding PEP-utilizing enzyme — protein sequence MAEEKKFPYAEEVKFPPAMAGWEEMYPPHRLFSSDRDDWEKRHFWYQDKIHDPEALYPLDDIFNEAWQISLSQYTTRVFCIPPAQGVQQRMLGCYMYISAVEPPPPEVIGEKAEVFGKRLPYILQNYDMLWEKWLEKFKALGRDMQNVKVPEELPKYVPDEDIFPVTKGYTPAYEVIAAFNTLVNQIFLGWQYHFEYLNLAYLAYLMFVDTAKKLFPGIKEGAVMKMVAGIDAAMFRPDEELCRLSRLAVAQRPVGDILKKNISADEKMKELQSTHEGRAWLEELEKIKDPWFFVSCASGWFHYEGSWITKLDVPFSYMQSYVERLEKGEKIERSFAAIEKEREGIVEEYKKLIMAEDDRKSFEDAYNAVRTIYQFTENHIFWVENWFHTIWFDKVRKFGNLLVKYNVLKKTDDIFLFNRFEVPMLLEDMVTAWALGVGAPTRSKYWMEKVEKREKILAAAREWEPVPGLGMPPEEVSEPFTVMLWGITSDKVEEWLKGADLSANEIKGFASSSGVVEGPARVIKLAQNIVELKAGEILVCPSTNPSWAPVFTKIKAAVTDIGGLTCHASIVAREYGLPSVTGTGVATSIIKTGDILRVDGGNGIVTIVKRAGA from the coding sequence ATGGCAGAAGAAAAAAAGTTTCCTTATGCAGAAGAAGTAAAGTTCCCGCCGGCAATGGCAGGCTGGGAGGAGATGTACCCGCCGCATCGTTTATTCAGCAGTGATAGAGATGATTGGGAAAAGAGGCATTTCTGGTATCAGGATAAGATCCATGATCCGGAAGCGCTGTATCCGCTCGATGATATCTTCAATGAGGCATGGCAGATATCTCTTTCCCAATATACCACGAGGGTTTTCTGTATCCCTCCTGCCCAGGGGGTGCAGCAGAGGATGTTAGGCTGCTATATGTATATATCGGCTGTTGAACCGCCGCCGCCAGAGGTTATCGGAGAAAAGGCGGAAGTTTTTGGGAAAAGGCTGCCCTACATCCTGCAGAATTACGATATGCTATGGGAGAAATGGCTTGAGAAGTTCAAGGCTCTCGGAAGGGATATGCAAAATGTAAAGGTGCCGGAAGAACTTCCAAAGTATGTGCCGGATGAGGATATTTTCCCTGTGACAAAAGGCTATACCCCGGCGTATGAAGTGATAGCGGCGTTCAATACATTAGTAAACCAGATATTTTTAGGATGGCAGTACCACTTTGAGTATCTGAACCTCGCTTACCTTGCCTATCTGATGTTTGTGGATACAGCCAAAAAATTATTCCCGGGTATAAAAGAGGGCGCGGTTATGAAAATGGTTGCTGGCATTGATGCAGCCATGTTCCGCCCTGATGAAGAGTTGTGCAGATTAAGCAGATTGGCTGTGGCGCAGCGGCCTGTTGGCGACATTCTTAAAAAGAATATATCGGCTGACGAGAAGATGAAAGAATTGCAGAGCACACACGAGGGCCGGGCATGGCTGGAGGAGCTTGAGAAGATAAAGGATCCATGGTTCTTTGTATCCTGTGCAAGCGGCTGGTTTCACTATGAAGGTAGTTGGATAACCAAACTGGACGTGCCTTTCAGCTATATGCAGAGCTACGTGGAAAGGCTTGAGAAAGGGGAAAAGATCGAGCGGTCGTTCGCGGCCATCGAAAAAGAGAGGGAAGGCATTGTTGAAGAGTACAAAAAGCTCATAATGGCTGAGGATGATAGAAAGTCTTTTGAAGATGCCTATAATGCGGTCAGAACAATATATCAGTTCACCGAAAACCACATCTTCTGGGTAGAGAACTGGTTCCATACGATATGGTTCGATAAGGTAAGGAAGTTTGGAAATCTGCTGGTAAAGTATAATGTATTGAAGAAGACGGACGATATCTTTCTCTTCAATAGATTTGAAGTGCCAATGCTGCTGGAGGATATGGTGACCGCCTGGGCATTGGGCGTGGGCGCCCCTACGAGAAGTAAATACTGGATGGAGAAGGTAGAGAAGAGAGAAAAGATACTTGCGGCTGCAAGAGAATGGGAGCCTGTCCCCGGACTGGGAATGCCGCCTGAAGAGGTGTCAGAGCCATTTACCGTGATGCTTTGGGGTATAACCAGCGACAAGGTTGAAGAGTGGCTGAAGGGCGCCGATTTATCTGCAAACGAAATAAAAGGATTTGCATCATCGTCAGGGGTTGTTGAAGGACCGGCAAGGGTAATCAAACTTGCCCAAAATATTGTTGAACTCAAAGCCGGCGAGATTCTGGTTTGTCCATCCACCAACCCATCATGGGCGCCGGTCTTTACAAAGATAAAGGCTGCCGTGACCGACATTGGCGGACTTACATGTCACGCTTCCATAGTCGCGCGCGAGTATGGCTTGCCCTCTGTAACGGGCACTGGAGTTGCAACCTCAATCATTAAGACAGGCGACATATTAAGGGTTGATGGCGGTAATGGGATTGTCACAATAGTGAAAAGGGCAGGAGCTTAA
- a CDS encoding PEP/pyruvate-binding domain-containing protein yields the protein MAEKWIYWLKDVCQEHNNIIGKKCANLGELTKAGFNVPPGYALGVDAYSRFMNETEATKLILKYLEDFKADPNDLAETLKYEKAAQDIREIVERIKMPPDMEETVKSHYGELCKIAGCENIYVATRSAGPASHPGQYETYLNVSGADDVVANVVRVWGSTFNARSIIARARLNLPLHYDPIGVAVLTMVDAKAAGVMFTINPVNGDVLKVAIEGSFGFGEAVVSGNVTPDRYLVDKVSLTIEEKIISDKGSEFVYNPETKEMEYTELPPEQRKAQCLEDREVIELTRIAKRVEAHFGCPQDTEWSISRSLPFPDNIFLVQARPESVWGKKKRGSVLGKKTGLELLLEKAVTPTKVRI from the coding sequence ATGGCGGAAAAATGGATATACTGGCTAAAAGATGTTTGTCAGGAACACAACAATATTATTGGTAAAAAATGCGCCAACCTTGGAGAGTTGACGAAGGCGGGGTTTAACGTCCCCCCTGGTTATGCCCTTGGCGTGGACGCCTACAGCAGATTTATGAACGAGACAGAAGCCACAAAACTTATATTGAAGTATTTAGAGGACTTTAAGGCTGATCCCAACGATTTGGCGGAGACCCTGAAATACGAAAAGGCGGCCCAGGATATAAGGGAAATTGTGGAAAGGATAAAAATGCCTCCTGATATGGAGGAGACCGTAAAAAGCCACTACGGGGAATTGTGCAAAATTGCGGGATGTGAAAATATATATGTAGCTACCCGTTCCGCAGGGCCTGCAAGCCATCCCGGGCAGTATGAGACATATTTGAATGTAAGCGGGGCAGATGATGTTGTTGCCAATGTGGTGCGCGTCTGGGGGAGCACGTTCAATGCCCGCTCTATAATAGCAAGGGCAAGGCTCAATTTGCCGCTGCATTATGACCCGATAGGAGTGGCTGTATTGACAATGGTTGATGCAAAGGCGGCCGGGGTTATGTTTACCATAAACCCTGTTAATGGCGATGTATTAAAGGTAGCGATAGAAGGGAGCTTCGGTTTTGGTGAAGCTGTGGTTTCCGGGAATGTAACGCCTGACAGGTATCTGGTTGATAAAGTTAGTTTGACGATTGAAGAAAAGATAATTTCCGATAAGGGAAGTGAATTTGTCTATAACCCGGAGACCAAAGAGATGGAATATACAGAGCTGCCTCCGGAGCAAAGGAAGGCTCAGTGTCTGGAAGATAGAGAAGTTATCGAGCTTACGAGGATTGCGAAAAGGGTTGAAGCGCATTTCGGCTGCCCCCAGGATACAGAGTGGTCTATCTCGAGAAGCCTTCCCTTTCCGGATAATATCTTTCTGGTGCAGGCTCGTCCGGAGAGCGTGTGGGGCAAGAAAAAGAGGGGTTCTGTGCTTGGTAAAAAGACTGGGTTGGAGTTGCTGCTTGAAAAGGCTGTCACCCCAACTAAAGTTAGAATTTAG
- a CDS encoding Tm-1-like ATP-binding domain-containing protein, which yields MEEDRAIAVIGTFDSKAEEHLFLRDVIQERGFKTAMVHLGTKGPSPFKADYDLYADVIAPNPRKNLSRDEAIELVIDHAGPLIRKLHSQGRICGLISAGGGTGTYISTALMRQLPIGVPKVMVSTVASRDMAKTVGTKDITMIHSVVDILGVNSISGRILDMAAGAVCGMAARKWSPACEKPRIAMSFFGFVTRAAENIRGHLESQGYEVIPFHANGTGGTAMEELAAEGYFAGILDLATHELADELMGGYCKGIKPNRLMSNNGKSIPRLVIPGGLDCAVFEFTRETIPAEFAERKLFFYDFRSAIRLDYQETGQIAAQLIEKLNAGTALVKVLIPSRGWSEADGEACPLWDPEVSQSFVGAIRQGLRSDISVIESDSHINDPSFGRQAAEVMHGMVQQSASELL from the coding sequence ATGGAAGAGGATAGGGCAATTGCAGTAATAGGAACATTTGATTCGAAGGCGGAAGAACATCTGTTTCTGAGGGACGTCATTCAAGAGCGGGGTTTTAAAACAGCAATGGTTCACCTGGGGACAAAGGGGCCGTCCCCCTTTAAGGCCGACTATGACCTGTATGCGGACGTTATCGCCCCGAATCCGCGAAAAAATCTCAGCAGGGATGAGGCAATTGAACTGGTCATTGACCATGCCGGGCCATTAATCAGAAAACTGCACTCGCAGGGGCGCATTTGCGGCCTGATATCGGCCGGCGGAGGAACCGGAACGTATATCAGCACTGCCCTGATGCGTCAGCTCCCCATAGGAGTCCCCAAGGTGATGGTTTCTACCGTGGCGTCTCGCGATATGGCGAAAACTGTCGGCACCAAGGACATCACGATGATTCATAGCGTGGTGGATATTTTGGGCGTCAACAGCATTTCGGGCAGGATTCTGGATATGGCTGCCGGCGCCGTCTGCGGCATGGCCGCAAGGAAGTGGAGCCCCGCTTGCGAAAAGCCTCGAATTGCCATGTCTTTTTTTGGATTTGTCACACGTGCCGCAGAGAATATCAGGGGTCATCTGGAGTCGCAGGGATATGAGGTTATTCCGTTTCATGCCAATGGCACAGGTGGAACGGCAATGGAAGAGCTGGCCGCCGAGGGTTACTTTGCGGGTATCCTGGATCTCGCCACGCACGAGCTGGCCGATGAGCTGATGGGCGGATACTGCAAAGGGATCAAACCGAACAGACTGATGTCAAACAATGGGAAGAGCATCCCGCGCCTGGTGATTCCCGGGGGGTTGGATTGCGCGGTCTTCGAGTTTACCCGCGAGACGATCCCCGCTGAATTTGCCGAGCGGAAGCTGTTTTTTTACGATTTTCGTTCCGCAATTCGCTTGGACTATCAGGAGACCGGGCAGATAGCTGCCCAACTGATCGAAAAACTGAATGCCGGCACGGCTTTGGTCAAGGTGCTTATTCCCAGTCGGGGCTGGTCCGAAGCTGATGGGGAAGCCTGCCCCTTATGGGATCCCGAGGTCAGTCAATCCTTTGTGGGCGCAATCAGGCAGGGGCTGCGTTCCGATATCAGCGTGATTGAGTCTGACAGCCATATTAACGATCCCTCCTTTGGCAGGCAGGCGGCGGAAGTAATGCACGGCATGGTTCAGCAGTCCGCATCTGAGCTTCTGTGA
- a CDS encoding LysR family transcriptional regulator yields MLNFNQLRVFYHAARTLSFTLAAKELFITQPAVTAQVKSLEDCCDIKLFKRKGRGLCLTDEGKTLYAYALRVFEYEKEIENVIQDMRQLKRGVLRVGASKAYTLYIMPFLIHAFHLLHPLVKINVNEGNSTDLTQSLHDLQIEVGFIATPENRTDLTFIPFAREEIMLIMAPDHRLAGKESITLNDISQEPIIMKHGGSGTRRVLDRFFAEYQFSPNILMETSNDGLIIEMVKRGEGISFLVKPLLTAELENGQILTAPIGDIKLWMNISIAYLRGQSLSKAAQAFIDMLVDMTPANMASADITDIISRLRVQPGYYPTTRD; encoded by the coding sequence ATGCTTAATTTTAATCAGCTCCGGGTATTCTATCACGCTGCCAGAACTTTGAGTTTTACCCTCGCGGCCAAAGAACTTTTTATTACTCAGCCGGCCGTGACTGCCCAGGTAAAATCCCTTGAAGACTGCTGCGATATAAAATTATTCAAGAGAAAAGGCCGGGGGCTGTGCCTGACCGATGAAGGAAAAACCCTTTATGCTTATGCCCTCCGGGTGTTTGAGTATGAAAAGGAGATTGAAAATGTCATCCAGGACATGCGACAATTAAAGAGAGGCGTTCTGAGGGTGGGGGCGTCAAAGGCATACACTCTATATATCATGCCCTTTCTTATCCATGCCTTTCATCTGCTGCACCCCCTGGTCAAGATAAATGTAAACGAAGGGAATTCAACCGATCTTACCCAGAGCCTGCACGACCTGCAGATCGAAGTGGGCTTCATTGCCACGCCTGAAAACAGAACTGATCTGACATTTATCCCCTTTGCCCGTGAAGAAATAATGCTCATCATGGCCCCCGACCACCGTCTGGCGGGAAAGGAATCCATAACCCTGAACGACATCAGCCAGGAACCAATAATCATGAAGCATGGCGGTTCCGGCACGCGCCGCGTGCTCGACAGGTTTTTTGCTGAATATCAATTCAGTCCCAATATTCTTATGGAGACAAGCAATGATGGGCTAATAATCGAGATGGTGAAAAGGGGCGAAGGGATTTCTTTTTTGGTAAAACCGCTGTTGACCGCGGAACTTGAGAATGGCCAAATTCTTACAGCCCCGATAGGCGATATCAAACTTTGGATGAATATCAGCATTGCCTATCTCCGAGGCCAATCCCTTTCCAAGGCGGCTCAGGCGTTCATAGACATGCTGGTTGACATGACCCCCGCGAACATGGCATCCGCTGATATCACCGATATTATAAGCAGACTACGCGTGCAGCCAGGATATTATCCAACAACCAGGGATTAA
- the ppcB gene encoding phenylphosphate carboxylase subunit beta: protein MKDMRDFIALCEKEGILKRITAEVDWNLELSTIAKVNEEKGGPALLFENVKGYNTPVLMSAFGTTERLSLVMGMPIGSTLVDLMRKWVEKGGIKIPPKWVDKAPCKENILKGDDIDLFKFPVPKFYPLDGGRYFGTAHYIVSKDPDTGWVNLGTYRAQLLNKNHLGVQFIKGKHADIMLKKYAARKQSMPVASIVGSDPLLFLMGGARLSAFDSEYDFAGALREEPVEVIKGETVDLPIPAHAEIVVEGEVDPEAFMDEGPFGEYTGYYSGVGTDPRNFIKVNCITHRNNPIFWGTTVGKAVTDTHMTLALTYGATLWQQLVAMRIPGLKAVYCPPEAAGRFIAIISVKQMYPGHADQVATAAISTEMGAYGLKTVIVVDDDIDPWDIPRVLYALAFRFQPNRSQVIKRGRSTPLDPSLPIDARWITGRLLIDATIPYEWKEKPIPVELDPDVLKRVKERWSELGLA from the coding sequence ATGAAAGACATGAGAGATTTTATAGCGTTATGCGAAAAAGAAGGAATTTTGAAGCGGATTACAGCCGAGGTTGATTGGAATCTGGAGCTTTCGACCATCGCGAAGGTCAACGAAGAGAAGGGTGGCCCGGCGCTCCTTTTTGAAAATGTTAAAGGTTACAATACCCCGGTTCTGATGAGCGCCTTTGGCACGACCGAACGTTTGTCCCTGGTCATGGGCATGCCTATCGGCTCGACTCTGGTCGATCTGATGCGGAAATGGGTGGAAAAAGGGGGAATTAAGATTCCCCCCAAGTGGGTGGATAAGGCGCCCTGTAAAGAGAATATCCTCAAGGGCGATGATATTGATCTGTTCAAGTTCCCGGTTCCCAAGTTTTATCCGCTGGATGGCGGTCGCTATTTCGGCACAGCCCACTATATTGTTTCGAAAGACCCGGATACGGGGTGGGTCAACCTCGGGACATACAGGGCGCAGCTTCTCAACAAGAATCACCTGGGCGTCCAGTTTATCAAAGGCAAGCATGCGGACATTATGCTGAAAAAGTATGCGGCGAGAAAACAATCCATGCCGGTTGCCTCGATCGTGGGGAGCGATCCGCTGCTCTTTCTGATGGGTGGGGCCCGTTTGTCGGCATTTGATTCCGAATATGATTTTGCCGGCGCCTTGCGAGAGGAGCCGGTGGAGGTCATCAAGGGAGAAACGGTTGATTTGCCTATCCCTGCGCATGCGGAAATCGTTGTCGAGGGCGAGGTGGATCCCGAGGCCTTTATGGACGAAGGGCCTTTCGGCGAATATACCGGCTATTACTCCGGGGTGGGAACAGACCCACGTAATTTTATCAAGGTCAACTGCATTACCCACCGGAACAATCCCATTTTCTGGGGAACTACCGTCGGCAAGGCTGTAACCGATACCCATATGACCCTGGCCTTGACATACGGGGCCACTCTGTGGCAGCAGCTCGTTGCCATGAGGATTCCCGGCCTCAAGGCCGTTTACTGCCCTCCTGAAGCCGCGGGGAGATTCATAGCTATAATCTCCGTCAAACAGATGTACCCCGGACATGCCGATCAGGTTGCCACGGCGGCCATCTCTACGGAAATGGGCGCCTATGGTCTCAAGACCGTCATTGTTGTCGATGACGATATTGATCCTTGGGACATCCCCAGGGTCCTTTATGCGTTAGCTTTCCGCTTCCAGCCCAACCGATCGCAGGTCATCAAGCGTGGCCGCTCGACGCCGCTTGACCCCTCGCTGCCGATTGACGCCCGGTGGATCACGGGGCGCTTGCTCATTGACGCGACTATCCCGTATGAATGGAAGGAGAAGCCGATCCCGGTCGAGCTTGATCCCGACGTCCTAAAAAGGGTAAAGGAGAGATGGTCGGAGTTGGGTTTGGCGTAG
- a CDS encoding Tm-1-like ATP-binding domain-containing protein, with the protein MTIAVIGMLDEREAGLALIKKTIEKRGHKIALIDISIGTGAIKSALKADITNEELARSGGTTVGAIAGMLAKERDKATSTVAAALGEKLTEMLASGNLQGVIAVGGMTGTFISLSAMKMLPFGLPKLLISSVAAMPAYAKKLAEFFGVRDITVMHSVVDTVGLNPLVRNLMINGAGAICGMVESYEPRLKEGRPAIAITEFGFADKGAHYVRELLEDRFDIISFHATGMGEKAAGDLVGQGLFEAFIDIVPGGFSEYLLGGNRAAGPDRLDAGCRQGKPYILSPCGFDMISCGPLQRRDEKDQLWVSRKLAERKLLLQDSIRVQARTNPEEMKMIAEAVAEKLNRCPNPKLVKFVIPKRGFSSLSVEGGALFDPASDQTFIDELKKNLSSQIEVIEVDTHLNTPEFARAVVAALDQAIRDMQA; encoded by the coding sequence ATGACCATTGCAGTAATCGGCATGCTGGATGAAAGAGAAGCGGGCCTGGCCCTGATCAAGAAAACCATTGAAAAAAGAGGCCACAAAATTGCGCTGATTGATATCAGCATCGGCACCGGGGCCATTAAATCCGCCCTGAAAGCCGACATCACCAATGAAGAGCTGGCCCGAAGCGGTGGGACAACGGTTGGGGCAATCGCCGGCATGCTGGCTAAGGAGCGGGATAAAGCCACTTCCACGGTTGCGGCGGCGCTGGGGGAAAAACTCACAGAGATGCTGGCGTCGGGAAATCTCCAGGGCGTTATTGCCGTGGGCGGCATGACGGGTACATTTATTAGTCTTTCGGCGATGAAAATGCTGCCGTTTGGCCTCCCTAAACTGCTCATTTCGAGTGTGGCGGCCATGCCTGCTTACGCCAAAAAACTTGCCGAGTTTTTCGGCGTTCGCGACATTACTGTCATGCACAGCGTGGTTGATACGGTCGGCCTCAACCCGCTGGTGCGAAACCTGATGATCAACGGCGCCGGCGCGATCTGCGGCATGGTGGAATCCTATGAACCTCGCCTGAAGGAAGGAAGGCCGGCGATTGCCATCACCGAATTTGGCTTTGCCGATAAGGGCGCCCACTATGTACGTGAATTACTTGAGGATCGTTTCGATATAATCTCCTTCCACGCAACCGGGATGGGAGAAAAGGCGGCAGGCGACCTTGTCGGCCAGGGGCTTTTCGAGGCCTTTATCGATATAGTGCCGGGCGGGTTCAGCGAATATCTGCTGGGCGGAAACAGGGCGGCGGGGCCGGATCGCTTAGATGCGGGCTGCCGTCAGGGGAAGCCCTACATCCTCTCTCCGTGCGGTTTTGACATGATCAGTTGCGGCCCCCTTCAAAGAAGGGATGAAAAAGATCAGCTCTGGGTCTCCAGGAAGTTGGCGGAAAGAAAGCTGCTGCTTCAGGATTCCATCCGGGTGCAAGCCCGAACAAACCCGGAAGAAATGAAGATGATTGCCGAAGCTGTTGCCGAAAAGCTCAACCGGTGCCCCAACCCGAAACTCGTAAAATTTGTGATTCCGAAGAGGGGATTTTCATCCCTGAGCGTCGAAGGAGGCGCGTTATTCGACCCCGCATCCGACCAGACATTCATTGACGAGCTGAAAAAGAATCTCTCTTCCCAGATAGAGGTGATTGAGGTAGATACCCATCTCAATACGCCTGAGTTTGCCCGGGCAGTTGTTGCCGCCCTGGATCAGGCCATCCGGGATATGCAGGCATAA
- a CDS encoding UbiX family flavin prenyltransferase, with protein sequence MKRIIVGITGASGVIYGIRLLQVLKDAQVETHAVISEAAKKNILIETDFSVEDVEKLAYKVHDEKNMAASISSGSFKTDGMVVVPCTIKTLSGIANSFNDNLVIRAADVILKERRKLILVVRETPLHKGHLELMARVADLGGILLPPVPAFYHLPKTIDDLINHTLGKILDILEIDNSLFARWKGRDE encoded by the coding sequence GTGAAACGGATTATAGTAGGAATTACCGGCGCGTCCGGGGTGATTTACGGGATACGGCTCCTGCAGGTTCTCAAGGATGCGCAGGTTGAAACGCATGCGGTTATTTCCGAGGCGGCGAAAAAGAATATCCTGATCGAAACGGATTTTTCCGTCGAGGATGTGGAGAAGCTGGCTTATAAGGTTCATGATGAAAAAAACATGGCCGCCTCGATCTCCAGCGGCTCTTTCAAGACAGACGGGATGGTCGTCGTTCCCTGCACCATCAAGACGCTGTCCGGCATCGCCAATTCCTTTAACGACAATTTGGTGATCCGCGCCGCCGACGTCATTTTGAAGGAACGCCGCAAATTAATCCTGGTTGTCCGAGAAACCCCGCTGCATAAGGGGCACCTCGAGCTGATGGCCCGGGTCGCGGATCTCGGCGGCATCCTTCTGCCCCCCGTCCCCGCATTTTACCACCTGCCGAAGACCATAGACGATTTAATCAATCACACGCTGGGAAAGATCCTCGATATCCTCGAAATCGACAACTCCCTCTTTGCGAGATGGAAGGGGCGCGACGAATAA
- a CDS encoding DUF2442 domain-containing protein encodes MWNMNDVIKIEYKGGFVYHVVFDDGKIGDIDFSEYVGRGPVFEPLRDTAFFKKATVEGGTIAWPNGADIAPETLYEKITCQQFAPPDA; translated from the coding sequence ATGTGGAATATGAATGATGTGATAAAGATCGAATACAAGGGAGGTTTTGTCTATCATGTTGTTTTTGATGACGGGAAAATCGGTGACATAGACTTCTCAGAGTACGTCGGGAGGGGGCCTGTCTTTGAACCTCTGCGAGATACGGCATTTTTCAAGAAAGCAACAGTAGAGGGCGGAACTATTGCTTGGCCAAATGGTGCTGATATTGCTCCCGAAACGCTTTACGAAAAAATAACCTGCCAACAATTCGCTCCACCGGATGCGTGA
- a CDS encoding DUF4160 domain-containing protein, producing MPEICRFFGIIIRMFFDEHDPPHFHAEYQGNKAVFDFNGNIMKGSMKSKTATRLVREWIDRRLNELEEDWELARAGKEIKKIAPLE from the coding sequence ATGCCAGAAATTTGCAGGTTTTTCGGAATTATCATTAGAATGTTCTTTGATGAGCATGACCCCCCACATTTCCATGCCGAATATCAGGGGAATAAGGCAGTTTTTGATTTCAATGGCAACATTATGAAAGGAAGCATGAAATCGAAGACAGCCACAAGACTCGTGAGAGAGTGGATAGACCGGCGTCTCAACGAACTTGAGGAGGATTGGGAACTGGCAAGGGCTGGTAAAGAAATAAAGAAAATTGCACCCTTAGAATGA
- a CDS encoding type II toxin-antitoxin system VapC family toxin has product MVIDTDVLIWYMRGNEKAYQLIENSNNFFISVITYMELVQGLRNKKELTQLRKALHGWNTQILYVSEEVSAKAMFYVEQHFLSHSMQLADALIGATAIAYGLPILTGNDKHYKVMKDLQIKKFVP; this is encoded by the coding sequence ATGGTTATCGATACTGATGTCCTAATTTGGTATATGCGAGGTAATGAAAAAGCATATCAGCTCATTGAAAACTCAAACAATTTTTTCATATCTGTCATCACATATATGGAACTCGTCCAAGGATTGAGAAACAAAAAAGAGCTAACCCAACTCCGTAAAGCACTCCATGGATGGAACACACAAATTCTGTATGTGTCCGAAGAAGTATCGGCAAAAGCCATGTTCTATGTAGAACAACATTTTCTCAGCCATTCCATGCAACTTGCAGATGCTTTAATTGGAGCTACGGCAATCGCATATGGCCTTCCTATCCTCACGGGAAACGACAAACACTATAAGGTGATGAAGGATCTTCAGATAAAGAAATTTGTGCCATAG
- a CDS encoding type II toxin-antitoxin system prevent-host-death family antitoxin — translation MRATAKDLRFNSKELIDSVNRGEEVVITFRGKPCAKLVPYQEIKRQTEKNELFGMWQDNDIVKNVDEYVRSLRKGRF, via the coding sequence ATGAGAGCAACCGCAAAAGACCTAAGATTCAACTCAAAAGAACTAATAGACTCCGTAAATAGGGGAGAGGAAGTTGTTATTACCTTCCGAGGAAAACCGTGCGCTAAACTTGTTCCCTACCAAGAAATCAAAAGGCAAACAGAAAAAAATGAATTGTTCGGAATGTGGCAAGATAATGACATCGTAAAAAATGTGGATGAATATGTAAGAAGTTTAAGAAAAGGAAGATTCTAA
- a CDS encoding BrnT family toxin, whose protein sequence is MNLEWNPKKAAANIRKHDVTFQEAATVFGDPLAVTFEDPDHSLNENRQVTFGLSLQNRFLIVSHTERGGRTRIINARLMNRNERKIYEEG, encoded by the coding sequence ATGAACCTTGAGTGGAACCCGAAAAAGGCTGCCGCAAACATCCGAAAGCACGATGTCACATTTCAGGAAGCGGCAACAGTCTTTGGAGACCCTCTGGCTGTTACGTTTGAAGACCCGGATCATTCTTTGAATGAAAACCGGCAAGTTACTTTCGGCTTGTCCCTCCAAAACCGATTCCTCATTGTTTCCCATACGGAACGTGGCGGCCGAACACGAATCATAAACGCACGTCTAATGAACCGTAACGAAAGGAAAATCTATGAAGAAGGTTAA